One Pyrus communis chromosome 4, drPyrComm1.1, whole genome shotgun sequence genomic region harbors:
- the LOC137730846 gene encoding large ribosomal subunit protein uL4, with the protein MAAAAAVRPLVTVQSLDGDMATDQSQTVSLPDVMKASIRPDIVTFVHSNISKNSRQPYAVSRKAGHQTSAESWGTGRAVSRIPRVPGGGTHRAGQGAFGNMCRGGRMFAPTKIWRRWHRRVNVNQKRYAVVSAIAASAVPSLVMARGHKIETVPELPLVVNDSIEGVEKTSAALKVLKEIGAYADAEKAKDSHSIRPGKGKMRNRRYINRKGPLIVYGSEGAKLVKAFRNIPGVDIINVERLSLLKLAPGGHLGRFVVWTKSAFQKLDSIYGSFDKVSEKKKRYVLPRSKMVNADLGRIINSDEVQSVVRPIKKDAKRAPMKKNPLKNLNTLLKLNPYAKTARRMALLAEAERVKAKKEKLDKKRKPITKEEATAIKAAGKAWYKTMISDSDYTEFDNFTKWLAVAE; encoded by the exons ATGGCCGCCGCCGCCGCTGTGCGTCCCTTGGTCACCGTCCAGTCTCTGGACGGCGACATGGCCACCGACCAGAGCCAAACCGTCTCCTTGCCTGATGTCATGAAGGCCTCCATCCGGCCCGACATCGTCACCTTCGTCCACTCCAACATCTCCAAGAACAGCCGCCAGCCCTACGCCGTGTCCAGGAAAGCCGGCCACCAGACCTCCGCCGAGTCCTGGGGAACTGGGCGAGCCGTCTCCCGTATCCCACGTGTTCCCGGAGGTGGGACTCACCGCGCTGGCCAAGGAGCCTTCGGAAACATGTGCCGTGGTGGCCGCATGTTCGCTCCTACCAAGATCTGGCGCCGCTGGCACCGGAGAGTCAATGTCAACCAGAAGCGCTACGCGGTCGTTTCGGCCATTGCCGCTTCGGCAGTCCCGTCTCTGGTTATGGCTCGCGGGCATAAAATAGAGACTGTTCCAGAATTGCCCCTGGTCGTTAACGACTCCATTGAGGGGGTTGAGAAGACCTCGGCGGCTCTGAAGGTGTTGAAGGAGATCGGGGCTTACGCCGATGCCGAGAAGGCAAAGGACAGCCATTCGATTCGACCTGGAAAGGGGAAGATGAGGAATCGGAGGTACATCAACCGTAAGGGGCCGTTGATTGTGTACGGAAGTGAGGGGGCGAAGCTTGTGAAGGCATTTAGGAACATTCCTGGTGTCGATATTATCAATGTGGAGAGGCTTAGTCTGCTGAAGCTTGCTCCCGGTGGGCATTTGGGTCGGTTTGTGGTCTGGACCAAGTCGGCTTTCCAAAAGCTGGATTCGATTTATGGATCCTTCGATAAGGtttcagagaagaagaagaggtatGTGTTGCCGAGGTCGAAGATGGTGAATGCTGATCTGGGTAGGATTATTAACTCGGACGAGGTCCAGAGCGTTGTGAGGCCGATTAAGAAGGATGCGAAGAGGGCTCCAATGAAGAAGAACCCACTAAAGAATCTGAATACTTTGTTGAAGTTGAATCCATATGCGAAGACTGCTAGGAGAATGGCTCTGTTGGCTGAGGCTGAGAGGGTTAAGGCTAAGAAGGAGAAGCTCGACAAGAAGAGGAAGCCCATTACCAAG GAGGAAGCTACTGCCATTAAGGCCGCTGGTAAGGCATGGTACAAAACTATGATCTCAGACAGTGACTACACCGAGTTTGACAACTTTACAAAGTGGCTAGCGGTAGCCGAGTGA